The following proteins are encoded in a genomic region of Colletotrichum higginsianum IMI 349063 chromosome 9, whole genome shotgun sequence:
- a CDS encoding C6 zinc finger protein, protein MSDVVSLTGAVGRLPEAAPNVVTFALTERPKANRRHAPKSRAGCVTCKKRRVRCDEAKPTCLNCAKSKRACEGYVQKPAATEAKLREHRPILIKPNYETQVFTSQLERDQFEYWMTFSKEFTLFPSDLVTQLIPQIAREEPAIRHAAFAIGAATLGSDSRGQRTSGAGPYMKDAFRHYGRAIHLIRSSESDPRSMPRALLSCLLFVTFEAIQGNYRAALTHINHGCSMLDQLLRQGVSGACPPKLVDEVMSGFQRFTLQSWTVNGYHPPETETWVPWCCRGKRSRYAVDELPALFGDLSEAHRWWEVVQHHIVYRTQMSSSLRFEDPSAPAAGLKQLSQDQIKEYCGILTRWRSSFQHLDEKGSEKTDENTHGNTAPDLNRDKMPRLQMLSLKLLHLSFEIYVKTSQYTNKEVLTKMTPSFKEVVSMSKTVLEGQSPSDQSKEVFTMDTSPSWSLLSASTFCMDPAVREEAHFLLRDYPRRDGIWDTRLFTAISKASQDPRTQESWACGDHFDAVLLNKEMVMYRDEAWRRKFALAEGRWRIVDEQKLPVASSKRTTLR, encoded by the exons ATGTCGGATGTTGTATCTCTCACTGGGGCCGTAGGACGCCTACCGGAAGCGGCCCCTAATGTGGTCACATTCGCCCTCACCGAGCGGCCCAAGGCCAACCGGAGACACGCTCCCAAATCCCGGGCTGGGTGTGTTACATGCAA GAAGCGGCGTGTGCGCTGTGATGAAGCGAAGCCGACATGTCTGAACTGCGCAAAATCCAAACGAGCGTGTGAAGGATACGTCCAGAAGCCGGCGGCCACAGAAGCCAAGTTGCGAGAGCATCGGCCAATTCTCATCAAGCCAAACTACGAGACCCAGGTCTTCACCAGCCAGCTCGAAAGGGACCAATTCGAGTACTGGATGACATTCAGCAAAGAGTTCACCCTGTTTCCCTCGGACCTCGTGACGCAGCTGATCCCCCAGATCGCCCGCGAGGAACCCGCCATCCGCcacgccgccttcgccatcggcgccgccaccctCGGCAGCGATAGCCGCGGGCAACGGacctccggcgccggcccgTACATGAAAGACGCCTTCCGGCACTACGGCCGGGCGATCCATCTCATCCGGTCTAGCGAGTCGGACCCTAGGAGCATGCCGCGTGCCCTTCTCTCGTGCCTGCTGTTCGTCACGTTCGAGGCGATCCAGGGAAACTACAGGGCCGCCCTGACGCACATCAACCACGGCTGCAGCATGCTCGACCAGCTCCTGCGGCAGGGCGTCAGTGGGGCGTGCCCCCcgaagctcgtcgacgaggtcatgTCGGGCTTCCAGCGCTTTACGCTCCAGTCGTGGACCGTCAACGGGTACCATccgcccgagacggagacgTGGGTGCCGTGGTGCTGCCGCGGCAAACGGAGCCGAtacgccgtcgacgagctgccGGCCCTGTTCGGCGACCTTTCCGAGGCCCATCGGTGGTGGGAAGTCGTGCAGCATCACATCGTGTACCGTACGCAGATGTCCTCGTCTCTGCGATTCGAGGACCCCTCGGCGCCTGCGGCAGGATTGAAACAGCTGTCCCAAGATCAGATCAAAGAGTACTGTGGTATCCTTACCCGGTGGAGGTCCAGCTTCCAGCACCTGGATGAAAAAGGCAGTGAAAAAACCGATGAGAATACCCATGGAAACACCGCGCCAGATCTGAATCGGGACAAGATGCCACGACTTCAGATGCTTAGTCTCAAGCTGTTGCACCTCTCATTCGAGATATACGTCAAGACATCTCAATACACCAACAAGGAAGTcttgacgaagatgacgccTAGCTTCAAAGAGGTGGTGTCGATGAGCAAAACGGTCCTCGAAGGGCAGTCGCCCTCAGACCAATCCAAAGAGGTGTTCACCATGGACACCAGCCCGAGCTGGTCGCTCCTCTCGGCCAGCACCTTTTGCATGGACCCGGCCGTGAGGGAGGAGGCTCACTTCTTGCTGCGGGACTATCCCCGGCGAGACGGCATCTGGGACACGAGGCTGTTCACAGCCATATCCAAAGCGAGCCAAGACCCGCGGACACAGGAAAGCTGGGCGTGTGGCGATCACTTCGACGCGGTGTTGCTCAACAAAGAGATGGTGATGTACAGAGACGAGGCCTGGCGGCGGAAATTTGCCCTCGCAGAAGGAAGATGGCGAATTGTAGACGAGCAGAAGTTGCCGGTCGCGTCTTCCAAACGAACCACGTTACGATGA
- a CDS encoding Major facilitator superfamily transporter: MAPNINDADRVKDAEPQIFEDENPEKPIPRNTGKVDYSGAQEKTDPKEIALVKKLDRWMMPMLWSMYWLNYLDRNAIALARLNNLEEDLNLTGSQYQTCVSILFVGYILGQIPSNMFLTRTRPSRYMGTMMMLWAVVSALTAVSKDFTGLLLTRFFLGVTEAPYYPGAVYLLSIFYTRKEVATRIAILYTGNILATAFAGLIAAGIFHGMDGLGGLAGWKWLFILQGAVTFVIAVVGFFLLPDFPQNTKWLTQEERDLAHNRMELDTVGNQGASGTMKGLREALKDPLVWIFCAMAHMHLAANGFKNFFPTVVETLGFNTTITLVLTCPPYLIAGAITIAVSWSSGKFNERTWHITASKAVAVVGFVSAAATLNLAGRYISMVIFTIGTYGVNSLILGWCGSVCGQTKEKKAAALAAVTTIMNISFIWTPYLWPSSDEPRYAIAMGSSAGFSIATAALAWLVKIILKKRNAKLRASHDETGVFYVY, encoded by the exons ATGGCTCCCAACAtcaacgacgccgacagggtcaaggacgccgagccTCAGATCTTTGAGGACGAGAACCCCGAAAAGCCCATCCCCCGCAACACGGGCAAAGTCGACTACTCTGGTGCTCAGGAGAAGACTGATCCCAAGGAGATCGCCCTCGTGAAGAAGCTGGACAGATGGATGATG CCGATGCTCTGGTCTATGTACTGGTTGAAC TATCTCGATCGCAATGCCATCGCGCTGGCGCGTCTCAACAACCTTGAGGAAGACCTCAACCTCACCGGGTCCC AGTACCAGACCTGCGTGTCGATTCTTTTTGTCGGTTACATCTT GGGTCAGATTCCATCCAACATGTTCCTCACCCGAACCCGTCCCAGTCGTTACATG GGcacgatgatgatgttgtggGCCGTTGTCAGCGCCCTGACGGCCGTCTCCAAGGACTTCACCGGCCTCTTGCTGACCCGATTCTTCCTCGGTGTCACAGAGGCCCCCTACTACCCCGGAGCCGTCTACCTGCTGTCCATCTTCTACACCCGTAAGGAGGTCGCCACCCGCATCGCCATCCTGTACACCGGCAACATCCTCGCCACCGCCTTCGCCggcctcatcgccgccggcatcttccacggcatggacggcctcggaggCCTCGCCGGCTGGAAGTGGCTGTTCATCTTGCAAGGCGCCGTGACGTTTGTCATTGCCGTCGTGGGGTTCTTCCTGCTGCCGGACTTCCCTCAGAACACGAAGTGGTTGACGCAGGAGGAGCGCGACCTCGCACACAACCGGATGGAGCTCGACACCGTCGGCAACCAGGGAGCTTCCGGCACCATGAAGGGTTTGCGCGAGGCGTTGAAGGACCCTCTGGTGTGGATCTTTTGTGCGATGGCTCACATGCATCTGGCTGCCAACGGCTTCAAGAACTTT TTCcccaccgtcgtcgagaccctcggcttcaacaccaccatcactCTTGTCCTCACTTGCCCCCCCTATTTGATTGCTGGGGCGATCACCATTGCTGTGTCGTGGTCTTCTGGCAAGTTTAACGAGCGCACATGGCACATTACTGCTTCCAAGGCCGTTGCTGTCGTCGGTTTCGTGTCGGCTGCCGCAACTTTGAACCTGGCCGGAAGATACATTTCGATGGTTATCTTCACCATCGGAACATATGGTGTAAACAGTCTGATC CTCGGATGGTGCGGTAGTGTCTGCGGACagaccaaggagaagaaggccgccgccttggcTGCCGTTACAACGATCATGAACATCAGCTTCATCTGGACGCCTTATCTCTGGCCCAGCAGCGACGAGCCGCGTTACGCCATAGCTATGGGAAGCTCTGCCGGGTTCAGCATCGCGACTGCGGCGCTTGCGTGGCTGGTCAAGATCATCCTGAAGAAGCGCAATGCGAAGCTCAGGGCCTCGCACGACGAGACGGGCGTCTTCTATGTCTACTAA